A region from the Aeromicrobium choanae genome encodes:
- a CDS encoding AsnC family transcriptional regulator: MYASWQALPELPEIDLALVHALQVAPRAPWSAIGRTIGVDPATAARRWDRLVADRLAWFVVRPSAEQLAADRDAVVLKLKVRPGSEVRIAERIAVEEEVYSVDLVAGEDDIAVVLVGRGLGAMRERIDALVDSDPDVFMTRVFFIAAVHREDAQWRLGALTHDQELALDRRADGPVTAPDDEVLQQLTEALIEDPRMSVADIARRLDRPEPTARRLLDRALRSRAIRLGCDVVASAGGAGRAVMLEARADDPRAVGSVISEYPCVVRCAAVVAPANLAIVVRFNALGDVFDFEAAASEQVPGWHVADRATVVRSVKRQGRVLDDDGRVLLSGAAG, encoded by the coding sequence ATGTACGCGTCGTGGCAGGCCCTTCCCGAGTTGCCCGAGATCGACCTCGCCCTGGTTCATGCCCTCCAGGTGGCGCCGCGCGCGCCCTGGAGCGCGATCGGTCGCACGATCGGGGTCGACCCGGCCACGGCGGCGCGCCGCTGGGACCGCCTGGTCGCTGACCGGCTGGCCTGGTTCGTGGTCCGCCCGAGCGCCGAGCAGCTGGCCGCCGACCGCGACGCCGTCGTCCTGAAGCTGAAGGTCCGCCCCGGCTCGGAGGTGCGCATCGCCGAGCGGATCGCCGTCGAGGAGGAGGTCTACTCGGTCGACCTGGTGGCCGGCGAGGACGACATCGCCGTCGTGCTGGTCGGTCGCGGCCTGGGTGCGATGCGTGAGCGCATCGACGCACTCGTGGACTCCGACCCCGACGTCTTCATGACGCGCGTCTTCTTCATCGCCGCGGTCCATCGCGAGGATGCGCAGTGGCGCCTCGGAGCACTGACGCACGATCAGGAGCTCGCGCTCGACCGGCGCGCGGACGGCCCCGTGACCGCTCCCGACGACGAGGTCCTCCAGCAGCTCACCGAGGCCCTGATCGAGGATCCGCGGATGAGCGTCGCGGACATCGCGCGTCGCCTCGACCGGCCCGAGCCGACGGCGCGCCGCCTGCTCGACCGGGCTCTGCGCTCCCGCGCGATCCGCCTCGGCTGCGACGTGGTCGCCTCGGCCGGCGGCGCCGGGCGCGCCGTGATGCTCGAGGCCCGCGCCGACGACCCGCGGGCCGTCGGCTCCGTGATCAGCGAGTACCCGTGCGTCGTGCGCTGTGCCGCGGTGGTCGCTCCGGCCAACCTCGCGATCGTCGTGCGGTTCAACGCCCTCGGCGACGTGTTCGACTTCGAAGCCGCCGCCAGCGAGCAGGTGCCGGGGTGGCACGTGGCCGATCGGGCCACGGTGGTCCGCAGCGTGAAGCGTCAGGGGCGCGTCCTGGACGACGACGGCCGCGTCCTGCTCTCGGGCGCCGCAGGCTGA
- the purD gene encoding phosphoribosylamine--glycine ligase, which translates to MKVLVIGTGGREHALSLALSRDSQVTEVHAAPGNPGMAAVATLHPVDPLDGAAVADLATRIGADLVVVGPEAPLVAGVADAVREVGIASFGPTAEAAQLEGSKAFAKQVMAAADVPTAMARVCETPEQVADALDTFGPPYVVKDDALAAGKGVVVTEDRQAAYDHGVSCARVVIEEFLDGPEVSLFAITDGSTVLPLQPAQDFKRALDGDAGPNTGGMGAYTPLAWAPENLVSDVTQRVLLPTVKEMAARGTPFQGLLYAGLALTSRGTRVVEFNARFGDPETQALLSLLKTPLSALLHGAATGTLAQVGLPQWHEGSAVTVVVASEHYPESPVTGDRIEGVDEADALEGVDVIHAGTKIDEDGNLVTAGGRVLSVTAVGADLDEARRRAYAGVDLVRIRGAHHRRDIAANLPE; encoded by the coding sequence GTGAAGGTTCTCGTCATCGGCACCGGCGGCCGCGAGCACGCCCTGTCCCTGGCCCTCTCCCGTGACTCGCAGGTCACCGAGGTCCACGCCGCCCCGGGCAACCCGGGCATGGCGGCCGTCGCCACGCTGCACCCCGTCGACCCACTCGACGGCGCGGCCGTGGCCGACCTCGCCACGCGGATCGGCGCCGACCTGGTCGTCGTCGGCCCCGAGGCGCCTCTGGTGGCCGGCGTGGCCGATGCCGTCCGCGAGGTCGGCATCGCCTCCTTCGGCCCCACCGCCGAGGCGGCCCAGCTCGAGGGCTCGAAGGCGTTCGCGAAGCAGGTCATGGCCGCCGCCGACGTCCCCACCGCGATGGCGCGCGTGTGCGAGACCCCCGAGCAGGTGGCCGATGCGCTCGACACCTTCGGCCCGCCCTACGTCGTCAAGGACGACGCGCTCGCCGCGGGCAAGGGCGTCGTCGTCACCGAGGACCGGCAGGCAGCGTACGACCACGGCGTCTCCTGCGCACGCGTCGTGATCGAGGAGTTCCTCGACGGCCCGGAGGTCTCGCTGTTCGCGATCACCGACGGCTCGACGGTGCTGCCGCTGCAGCCGGCCCAGGACTTCAAGCGGGCCCTCGACGGCGACGCAGGACCCAACACGGGTGGCATGGGTGCGTACACCCCGCTGGCGTGGGCGCCCGAGAACCTCGTCAGTGACGTGACCCAGCGCGTCCTGCTGCCCACCGTCAAGGAGATGGCCGCGCGCGGCACCCCGTTCCAGGGCCTGCTCTACGCGGGCCTGGCCCTCACGAGCCGCGGCACCCGGGTGGTGGAGTTCAACGCCCGGTTCGGCGACCCCGAGACCCAGGCCCTGCTGTCGCTGCTCAAGACCCCCTTGTCGGCGCTGCTGCACGGCGCGGCGACGGGCACGCTGGCGCAGGTCGGCCTGCCGCAGTGGCACGAGGGCTCGGCCGTCACCGTGGTCGTCGCCTCGGAGCACTACCCGGAGTCGCCGGTCACCGGCGACCGGATCGAGGGCGTCGACGAGGCCGACGCGCTCGAGGGCGTCGACGTGATCCACGCGGGGACGAAGATCGACGAGGACGGCAACCTCGTCACCGCGGGTGGACGCGTCCTGTCGGTCACCGCGGTGGGCGCCGACCTGGACGAGGCGCGCCGCCGCGCGTATGCCGGGGTCGACCTCGTCCGGATCCGTGGAGCCCACCACCGGCGTGACATCGCGGCGAATCTCCCGGAATGA
- a CDS encoding adenylosuccinate synthase — translation MPAVVIVGAQWGDEGKGKATDLLGSRVDYVVKFNGGNNAGHTVVIGDEKYALHLLPSGILTPGCVPVIGNGVVIDLDVLFQEIDGLNARGIDTSRLLVSANAHIIADYNRTLDKVNERFLGSRKIGTTGRGIGPTYADKMNRLGIRVQDLFDEKILRAKVEAALDLKNQILTKVYNRRAVAAEEIVESLLGHVERLRPFVADTALVLHDALREDKTVLLEAGQATLLDVDHGTYPFVTSSSATTGGACTGSGIAPTEITRVIGIVKAYATRVGEGPFPTELFDADGDRLRENGGEFGTTTGRPRRCGWYDAPAARYASRINGVTDFVMTKLDVLTGFEQIPVCVAYDVDGERVDEMPMTQTGFHHAKPIYEYFPGWSEDISGARELSDLPANAQSYVREIEAISGSRISAVGVGPDREETVVLHDLL, via the coding sequence ATGCCCGCAGTCGTGATCGTCGGAGCCCAGTGGGGTGACGAGGGCAAGGGCAAGGCGACCGACCTGCTGGGCAGCCGCGTCGACTACGTCGTGAAGTTCAACGGCGGCAACAACGCCGGCCACACCGTCGTCATCGGCGACGAGAAGTACGCCCTGCACCTGCTCCCGAGCGGCATCCTCACGCCGGGCTGCGTGCCGGTGATCGGCAACGGCGTCGTGATCGACCTCGACGTGCTCTTCCAGGAGATCGACGGCCTGAACGCGCGCGGGATCGACACCTCCCGACTGCTCGTCAGCGCCAACGCGCACATCATCGCCGACTACAACCGCACGCTGGACAAGGTCAACGAGCGCTTCCTCGGCAGCCGCAAGATCGGCACCACGGGCCGCGGCATCGGACCGACCTACGCGGACAAGATGAACCGCCTCGGCATCCGCGTCCAGGACCTCTTCGACGAGAAGATCCTGCGCGCCAAGGTGGAGGCCGCGCTCGACCTCAAGAACCAGATCCTCACCAAGGTCTACAACCGTCGCGCGGTGGCGGCCGAGGAGATCGTGGAGTCCCTGCTCGGCCACGTCGAGCGCCTGCGGCCGTTCGTCGCCGACACCGCGCTCGTGCTGCACGACGCCCTGCGCGAGGACAAGACGGTGCTGCTCGAGGCCGGCCAGGCCACGCTGCTCGACGTCGACCACGGCACGTACCCGTTCGTCACCAGCTCGTCGGCCACCACCGGCGGCGCGTGCACGGGCTCGGGCATCGCGCCCACCGAGATCACCCGCGTGATCGGCATCGTGAAGGCCTACGCCACCCGCGTCGGCGAGGGCCCGTTCCCCACCGAGCTGTTCGACGCCGACGGCGACCGCCTGCGCGAGAACGGCGGCGAGTTCGGCACCACCACGGGCCGCCCGCGCCGCTGCGGCTGGTACGACGCGCCCGCGGCCCGCTACGCCTCGCGCATCAACGGCGTCACGGACTTCGTGATGACCAAGCTCGACGTCCTGACCGGGTTCGAGCAGATCCCGGTGTGCGTCGCGTACGACGTCGACGGCGAGCGCGTCGACGAGATGCCGATGACCCAGACCGGCTTCCACCACGCGAAGCCGATCTACGAGTACTTCCCGGGCTGGTCCGAGGACATCAGCGGCGCCCGGGAGCTCTCCGACCTGCCCGCGAACGCGCAGTCGTACGTGCGCGAGATCGAGGCGATCAGCGGATCGCGGATCAGCGCCGTCGGCGTCGGTCCCGACCGCGAGGAGACGGTCGTCCTGCACGACCTGCTCTGA
- a CDS encoding condensation domain-containing protein — protein MHPHRLTLVPAGDIHLWVPRSSTLRAFATAPPDPRPVTPDQQRRLDIASLPRHVDDEVNPWIGLRATLHGADFVSLAGTLRRFCARHESLRCMFVRRDDGSYERRIVDAELIGFQPRHVGHFADPGEAFDAVMAELDDLTGPLSWPAATVLTVTDENGDITVFAAFDHVTFDGYSAYLTMGELKLHLESELNHAPLPTPVGSYVDFAVEQRSIQDAITVDSPALEPWRRAADPTGNLPGLPRGTGVRRGDQLQHRMRYPTFAGPRLSRAFHRWCEQNDVPPALAFTAVLLRAMVAEEAEDRLTVLMSTHNRHRQEWHQAIGWFSGVVPMTVEMGRDLPLTELARRTAEAWQFARTAETIPLPLANQLLGTTMRPAAVVSFLDSRHCPGREGWEEMDSTVFLGEVEPSDEMHLWVNSMPYGTELVHRTPDTPPCIEWLDRVMNRMRDQMVAVTREVNDPTEALA, from the coding sequence TTGCATCCCCATCGCCTGACTCTCGTCCCGGCGGGAGACATCCACCTGTGGGTGCCCCGCTCCTCGACACTGCGCGCCTTCGCGACCGCTCCCCCGGACCCGCGGCCCGTCACCCCCGACCAGCAGCGCCGCCTCGACATCGCGAGCCTCCCGCGCCACGTCGACGACGAGGTCAACCCGTGGATCGGCCTGCGTGCCACGCTGCACGGCGCCGACTTCGTCTCCCTTGCCGGCACGCTGCGCCGGTTCTGCGCCCGCCACGAGAGCCTGCGGTGCATGTTCGTCCGCCGCGACGACGGCAGCTACGAGCGTCGCATCGTCGACGCCGAGCTGATCGGCTTCCAGCCGCGCCACGTGGGGCACTTCGCCGATCCGGGCGAGGCGTTCGACGCGGTCATGGCCGAGCTGGACGACCTCACCGGGCCGCTGTCATGGCCTGCCGCCACGGTGCTCACCGTCACCGACGAGAACGGCGACATCACCGTCTTCGCCGCCTTCGACCACGTGACCTTCGACGGCTACAGCGCCTACCTCACGATGGGCGAGCTCAAGCTGCACCTCGAGTCCGAGCTGAACCACGCGCCGCTGCCGACCCCCGTGGGCAGCTACGTGGACTTCGCCGTCGAGCAGCGCTCGATCCAGGACGCCATCACGGTCGACAGCCCCGCCCTCGAGCCGTGGCGGCGCGCCGCCGACCCCACCGGCAACCTGCCGGGCCTGCCCCGGGGCACGGGCGTCCGCCGAGGCGACCAGCTCCAGCACCGGATGCGCTACCCGACCTTCGCCGGTCCCCGGCTGAGCAGGGCCTTCCACCGGTGGTGCGAGCAGAACGACGTCCCGCCGGCGCTGGCCTTCACGGCAGTGCTGCTGCGCGCCATGGTCGCCGAGGAGGCCGAGGATCGCCTCACCGTGCTCATGTCGACGCACAACCGCCACCGGCAGGAGTGGCACCAGGCGATCGGCTGGTTCTCCGGTGTCGTGCCGATGACGGTCGAGATGGGGCGCGACCTCCCCCTCACCGAGCTCGCTCGGCGCACGGCCGAAGCGTGGCAGTTCGCCCGGACCGCCGAGACGATCCCGCTGCCGCTGGCCAACCAGCTGCTCGGCACCACGATGCGCCCCGCGGCGGTCGTGTCGTTCCTGGACTCGCGCCACTGCCCCGGTCGCGAGGGCTGGGAGGAGATGGACTCGACCGTCTTCCTGGGCGAGGTCGAGCCCAGCGACGAGATGCACCTGTGGGTCAACTCGATGCCGTACGGCACCGAGCTGGTCCACCGCACCCCCGACACCCCGCCCTGCATCGAATGGCTCGACCGCGTGATGAACCGGATGCGGGACCAGATGGTGGCGGTCACGCGTGAGGTCAACGATCCGACGGAGGCACTGGCATGA
- a CDS encoding condensation domain-containing protein, whose product MRMTRIEELDTIDGDVFLLRPSEEAYAALAAAPANEHRPSYMQDQHLRLRRAMERVGSADANWLGLCFDVPGPLDVDALHRAATAWVRRHEVMWGTFRDNPDDPDGEMTRHAIAPEELTLGVTPLGSHAGPEVNNVLLKHFSDAVDPIDNFGYAIAGVSGEDRSTIFCGFDHCYGDGFSVLLGYMELSQLYTNEIGSEPVEMPAVKGYMTYAQEERADAQQYDIDHPSMQFWADYAMDGVVAQDGFPMDLGIAEGERFWLIPMDYDILTAEECDRLEAIAKQEEATFPSVIYAAFALAARDLAGRSAYRFFNPVATRDTPETLVTMGWMINVLPIHIPVGPEDTLFEVARGVRQKFREARVCEPVPALRVMEVVQEVFGFSLEDTHRPAIVSYLDGRMIPGQEKWAQDRFHGTTGQGYDDNVNVWINRTPTELYVMCSVPQTPTAIENVNAFFTYASDVLRGALTR is encoded by the coding sequence ATGAGGATGACCCGCATCGAAGAGCTCGACACGATCGACGGCGACGTGTTCCTGCTCCGCCCGTCCGAGGAGGCCTACGCCGCACTGGCGGCCGCGCCCGCGAACGAGCACCGGCCCTCCTACATGCAGGACCAGCACCTGCGGCTGCGCCGGGCGATGGAGCGGGTCGGTTCCGCCGACGCCAACTGGCTCGGCCTGTGCTTCGACGTGCCCGGACCCCTCGACGTCGACGCCCTGCACCGCGCGGCCACCGCGTGGGTCCGCCGGCACGAGGTCATGTGGGGCACCTTCCGCGACAACCCCGACGACCCCGACGGCGAGATGACGCGCCATGCGATCGCCCCCGAGGAGCTGACGCTCGGCGTCACGCCGCTCGGCTCGCACGCCGGACCGGAGGTCAACAACGTCCTGCTCAAGCACTTCAGCGACGCCGTCGACCCGATCGACAACTTCGGGTACGCGATCGCGGGCGTCTCGGGCGAGGACCGTTCCACGATCTTCTGCGGCTTCGACCACTGCTACGGCGACGGCTTCAGCGTCCTGCTGGGCTACATGGAGCTCTCACAGCTGTACACCAACGAGATCGGCTCCGAGCCGGTCGAGATGCCTGCCGTGAAGGGCTACATGACGTACGCGCAGGAGGAGCGCGCCGACGCGCAGCAGTACGACATCGACCACCCGTCCATGCAGTTCTGGGCCGACTACGCGATGGACGGCGTGGTCGCGCAGGACGGATTCCCCATGGACCTCGGCATCGCCGAGGGCGAGCGGTTCTGGCTGATCCCCATGGACTACGACATCCTCACCGCCGAGGAGTGCGACCGGCTCGAGGCCATCGCCAAGCAGGAGGAGGCCACGTTCCCGTCGGTGATCTACGCAGCGTTCGCGCTGGCCGCGCGTGACCTGGCCGGCAGGAGCGCCTACCGCTTCTTCAATCCCGTCGCCACGCGCGACACCCCCGAGACGCTCGTGACGATGGGCTGGATGATCAACGTCCTGCCCATCCACATCCCGGTGGGGCCCGAGGACACGCTCTTCGAGGTCGCCCGCGGCGTGCGCCAGAAGTTCCGCGAGGCCCGCGTCTGCGAGCCGGTGCCGGCGCTGCGGGTCATGGAGGTCGTCCAGGAGGTCTTCGGCTTCTCGCTCGAGGACACCCACCGGCCGGCGATCGTGTCCTACCTCGACGGCCGCATGATCCCCGGCCAGGAGAAGTGGGCCCAGGACCGGTTCCACGGGACGACCGGCCAGGGGTACGACGACAACGTGAACGTCTGGATCAATCGCACCCCCACCGAGCTCTACGTGATGTGCAGCGTCCCGCAGACGCCCACGGCCATCGAGAACGTCAACGCGTTCTTCACGTACGCCTCGGACGTCCTGCGAGGTGCGCTCACCCGCTAA
- a CDS encoding diacylglycerol/lipid kinase family protein, producing the protein MNSWLAVSNANAGTSDEEVIARALSALREVADVEHVATDDPDDLAAALAKHPDVDLVISMGGDGSLHAVVQALHDADRLPGTPVGLVPLGTGNDFARTLDLSTDPVVAAHDLANGSVRPIDLILDSTGRVVVNAAHVGIGAEAAARAEPVKPALGPIAYVLGAISTLFSRSADVHVTIDDRTLSGRVAQVAVGNGRFVGGGGELLPHAVVDDGAMDVAVAFAARLPQRIAYALHLRRGTHPGADFVHYTRAQSVRVEGEPVRCTTDGELSDPRTEHGWELLAGGLAMRLPD; encoded by the coding sequence GTGAACTCCTGGCTGGCGGTCAGCAACGCGAATGCGGGCACCTCCGACGAGGAGGTCATCGCCCGGGCACTCTCGGCCCTGCGCGAGGTCGCCGACGTCGAGCACGTGGCGACCGATGACCCCGACGACCTCGCCGCGGCCCTGGCGAAGCACCCCGACGTGGATCTGGTGATCTCCATGGGCGGGGACGGCAGCCTCCACGCGGTCGTCCAGGCGCTGCACGACGCCGACCGGCTGCCGGGCACCCCGGTGGGGCTCGTCCCCCTCGGCACGGGCAACGACTTCGCCCGCACCCTCGACCTCTCCACCGATCCCGTGGTGGCCGCCCACGACCTGGCGAACGGCTCGGTCCGGCCGATCGACCTGATCCTGGACTCCACGGGACGCGTCGTGGTGAACGCGGCGCACGTGGGCATCGGCGCCGAGGCCGCCGCGCGGGCCGAGCCCGTCAAGCCGGCGCTGGGCCCGATCGCCTACGTGCTCGGGGCGATCTCCACCCTGTTCAGCCGCAGCGCCGACGTGCACGTGACGATCGACGACCGCACGCTCAGTGGTCGCGTGGCCCAGGTCGCCGTCGGCAACGGGCGCTTCGTCGGCGGCGGCGGCGAGCTGCTGCCGCACGCGGTGGTCGACGACGGGGCGATGGACGTGGCGGTCGCGTTCGCGGCTCGGCTGCCCCAGCGGATCGCGTACGCCCTGCACCTGCGCCGCGGGACCCACCCGGGTGCCGACTTCGTGCACTACACGCGCGCGCAGTCAGTGCGGGTGGAGGGCGAGCCCGTGCGCTGCACGACCGACGGCGAGCTGTCCGACCCGCGCACGGAGCACGGGTGGGAGCTGCTCGCCGGCGGCCTCGCGATGCGCCTGCCGGACTGA
- a CDS encoding DUF3151 domain-containing protein translates to MTNLLGEPPETLLPEDPGAALLAEGASPEEVAERHPDSVAAWARLADAALAEDRQLEGYAFARTAYHRSLDSLRRNGWRGHGPVPWSHEANRGFLHALAVLATASERLGDVEEAHRCREFLRESSREGYDALVG, encoded by the coding sequence ATGACCAACCTTCTGGGAGAACCGCCCGAGACCCTGCTGCCCGAAGACCCGGGAGCGGCCCTGCTGGCCGAGGGAGCGTCCCCCGAGGAGGTCGCCGAGCGTCACCCCGACTCGGTGGCCGCGTGGGCTCGCCTGGCCGATGCCGCGCTCGCCGAGGATCGGCAGCTCGAGGGCTACGCGTTCGCGCGCACGGCCTACCACCGCTCCCTGGACTCGCTGCGCCGCAACGGCTGGCGCGGGCACGGCCCGGTGCCGTGGTCGCACGAGGCCAACCGCGGCTTCCTGCACGCCCTCGCCGTCCTGGCCACGGCCAGCGAGCGGCTCGGCGACGTCGAGGAGGCGCACCGCTGCCGCGAGTTCCTGCGCGAGTCGAGCCGCGAGGGCTACGACGCGCTCGTCGGCTGA
- a CDS encoding universal stress protein, which translates to MAKIVLTGVDNTEPAAAAARKAAELAAGMGARLHVLSAYGSFEAERIDVGSEELLITSEQAAQGVASDVFAGIRREFPELEVTYGAAEGNPADALVRAAEELDVDVIVVGNKRVQGLARILGSIARDVAAHAPCDVYIAHTHQRS; encoded by the coding sequence ATGGCGAAGATCGTCCTCACCGGCGTCGACAACACCGAGCCCGCGGCCGCCGCGGCGCGCAAGGCGGCCGAGCTCGCCGCCGGGATGGGCGCCCGCCTGCACGTGCTCTCGGCGTACGGGAGCTTCGAGGCCGAGCGGATCGACGTCGGCTCCGAGGAGCTGCTGATCACGAGCGAGCAGGCGGCCCAGGGCGTCGCGAGCGACGTCTTCGCCGGGATCCGCCGGGAGTTCCCCGAGCTCGAGGTCACGTACGGCGCCGCCGAGGGCAATCCCGCCGACGCGCTGGTCCGTGCGGCCGAGGAGCTCGACGTCGACGTCATCGTCGTGGGCAACAAGCGCGTGCAGGGCCTGGCCCGCATCCTGGGCAGCATCGCCCGCGACGTGGCCGCGCACGCACCGTGCGACGTCTACATCGCGCACACGCACCAGCGCTCCTGA
- the fbaA gene encoding class II fructose-bisphosphate aldolase, protein MPVATPEVYAEMLDKAKNNSFAYPAINVSSSQTLNAALAGFAEAGSDGIIQVSTGGADYFSGPTVKNMVSGSLAFAAFAQEVAKKYPINVALHTDHCPKDKLDGFVRPLLEASAERVKGGDLPYFQSHMWDGSAVPLAENLEIAQELLAKAHAANIILEVEIGVVGGEEDGVEAEINDKLYTSPEDAIALVEALGLGENGRYLTALTFGNVHGVYKPGNVKLRPEVLKAAQDAVAAKFGKERAFDFVFHGGSGSLPEEISAAVDFGVVKMNVDTDTQYAFTRPVVGHMFQNYDGVLKVDGEVGNKKAYDPRAWGKAAEAGMAARVVEACQNLRSAGTH, encoded by the coding sequence ATGCCCGTCGCCACTCCCGAGGTCTACGCAGAGATGCTGGACAAGGCGAAGAACAACTCCTTCGCCTACCCCGCGATCAACGTCTCGTCCTCGCAGACGCTGAACGCCGCCCTGGCCGGCTTCGCCGAGGCCGGCAGCGACGGGATCATCCAGGTCTCCACCGGTGGCGCCGACTACTTCTCCGGCCCGACCGTCAAGAACATGGTCTCGGGCTCGCTGGCCTTCGCCGCTTTCGCGCAGGAGGTCGCCAAGAAGTACCCGATCAACGTGGCGCTGCACACCGACCACTGCCCCAAGGACAAGCTCGACGGCTTCGTCCGTCCGCTGCTCGAGGCCTCGGCCGAGCGCGTGAAGGGCGGCGACCTGCCGTACTTCCAGTCGCACATGTGGGACGGCTCGGCGGTGCCGCTGGCCGAGAACCTCGAGATCGCGCAGGAGCTGCTCGCCAAGGCGCACGCCGCGAACATCATCCTCGAGGTCGAGATCGGTGTCGTCGGTGGCGAGGAGGACGGCGTCGAGGCGGAGATCAACGACAAGCTCTACACGTCCCCCGAGGACGCCATCGCGCTGGTCGAGGCGCTCGGCCTGGGCGAGAACGGCCGCTACCTCACCGCGCTGACGTTCGGCAACGTGCACGGCGTCTACAAGCCGGGCAACGTGAAGCTGCGTCCCGAGGTGCTCAAGGCCGCGCAGGACGCCGTCGCCGCGAAGTTCGGCAAGGAGCGCGCGTTCGACTTCGTCTTCCACGGCGGCTCGGGCTCGCTGCCCGAGGAGATCAGCGCCGCGGTCGACTTCGGCGTCGTCAAGATGAACGTGGACACCGACACCCAGTACGCGTTCACGCGCCCGGTCGTGGGCCACATGTTCCAGAACTACGACGGCGTCCTGAAGGTCGACGGCGAGGTCGGCAACAAGAAGGCCTACGACCCCCGCGCGTGGGGCAAGGCCGCCGAGGCCGGCATGGCGGCGCGTGTCGTCGAGGCCTGCCAGAACCTGCGCAGCGCCGGCACGCACTGA
- a CDS encoding TrmH family RNA methyltransferase has product MTVGPWQGDWPDDPRLDPELLREGDTRNVVDRYRYWTVEAIVADLDLQRHRLHVAIENWQHDFNIGSIVRTANAFNVGGVHIIGKRRWNRRGAMVTDRYVHVQHHEDVAAFAAWAADAGLTVVGVDNLPGAVALETTTLPRDAVLVFGQEGPGLTPEAAAVCERLVAIAQFGSTRSINAGAAAAITMHAWIREHADLASVEY; this is encoded by the coding sequence GTGACCGTCGGCCCGTGGCAGGGCGACTGGCCCGACGACCCGCGCCTGGATCCCGAGCTGCTGCGTGAGGGCGACACCCGCAACGTCGTCGACCGCTACCGCTACTGGACCGTGGAGGCGATCGTCGCCGACCTCGACCTCCAGCGCCATCGCCTGCACGTCGCGATCGAGAACTGGCAGCACGACTTCAACATCGGCTCGATCGTGCGCACCGCGAACGCGTTCAACGTCGGTGGCGTCCACATCATCGGCAAGCGCCGCTGGAACCGCCGCGGCGCGATGGTCACCGACCGCTACGTCCACGTCCAGCACCATGAGGACGTCGCCGCGTTCGCCGCGTGGGCGGCCGACGCGGGGCTCACCGTGGTCGGTGTCGACAACCTGCCGGGCGCCGTCGCTCTCGAGACGACGACCCTGCCCCGCGACGCCGTCCTGGTGTTCGGCCAGGAGGGCCCCGGACTCACGCCCGAGGCCGCCGCGGTGTGCGAGCGCCTCGTCGCGATCGCCCAGTTCGGCTCCACCCGATCGATCAACGCGGGCGCCGCCGCGGCGATCACGATGCACGCCTGGATCCGTGAGCATGCCGACCTCGCGTCGGTGGAATACTGA
- the pyrE gene encoding orotate phosphoribosyltransferase — MHDYQRRFIEFALEHEVLRFGEFTLKSGRTSPYFFNAGAFDTGARLAALGGFYADAIAGAGPEFDVLLGPAYKGIPLAAATAVRLADAHDRDVPWCFNRKEAKDHGEGGLFVGAAPRGRLLVIDDVITAGTAIREVIALVEPLDAEVAGVVVAVDRRERGTGDLSAIQEVERDHGITVTSIVTFDDIIEYLEETGRFAEHLPAVRAYREQYGVS, encoded by the coding sequence GTGCACGACTACCAGCGCCGCTTCATCGAGTTCGCCCTCGAGCACGAGGTCCTGCGCTTCGGCGAGTTCACGCTGAAGTCGGGGCGCACGTCGCCCTACTTCTTCAACGCGGGCGCGTTCGACACCGGGGCTCGGCTGGCGGCGCTCGGCGGGTTCTACGCCGACGCGATCGCGGGCGCCGGACCGGAGTTCGACGTCCTGCTCGGGCCCGCCTACAAGGGCATCCCGCTCGCGGCGGCCACGGCGGTGCGGCTGGCCGATGCCCACGACCGCGACGTGCCGTGGTGCTTCAACCGCAAGGAGGCCAAGGACCACGGGGAGGGCGGCCTCTTCGTCGGCGCCGCCCCGCGCGGCCGGCTGCTCGTGATCGACGACGTCATCACCGCGGGCACCGCCATCCGCGAGGTCATCGCGCTGGTCGAGCCCCTCGACGCCGAGGTGGCGGGCGTGGTCGTGGCCGTCGACCGCCGCGAGCGCGGCACGGGCGACCTCTCCGCGATCCAGGAGGTCGAGCGCGACCACGGGATCACGGTGACCTCCATCGTCACCTTCGACGACATCATCGAGTACCTCGAGGAGACCGGCCGGTTCGCCGAGCACCTGCCGGCCGTCCGCGCGTACCGCGAGCAGTACGGAGTGTCGTGA